GGAGATCTCGACGATCTACAAGCGCGGGGACCGCACCCGCGAGGTGCATCACCTGGTCTCTATGCCCGACTTCGCGTCGGCGGCCGAGTGCAACCGCGGGCCGGCCAGGATCGGCGACATCGCCTCGGACGGGCGACCCACCATGGCGGTACCCGACGCCGGGCGCGGTGCCCGACGCCGGGCCGTGGCGGTGGAGGCGTGCCGTGGCGGTGGCCGGAGGTGTCCGAACGGGCAGGCGGTGCCCGTTCGGATCCGGGCCACGGGTCCGTCCTATCCCCTGGGGTACCGGTCCAGCCACACCCGCGCCGAATCGGCCGGGCCATGCAGGGCCGGCCCCTGGGTCATCTCCATCGCGAAGTCGTCGGCGAGCTCCAGGATCGTGGACCGGCCCTCCAGCTCCACCAGCCAGGCCGGTGGCAGGGCCGTCTCGCCGTGCAGGGCGCCCAGCAGATTGCCGCAGACCGAGCCGGTGGAGTCCGAGTCGCCGCCATGGTTGACCGCCAACAGCAGTCCGTGACGCAGGTCCTGGGCGACCAGCGCGCAATACACGCCGATGGCCAGCGCCTCTTCCGCCGTCCAGCCCTCCCCCAGCGCCTCGACCCGCTCGGGGGTCGGCATGCCCTGACGGACCATGCCCAGCGCCTTCTTCAACGCCTCGCTCGTCTCCTCGTGCCCCGGCCGGGTCGCGAGCTGGGCCAGCGCCTTCTGCACGGCCGCGTCCAGCCCGTCCCCGCGCACCAGGCCGTGCACGATCGCCGCGAACGCGCCCGCCGCCAGCACGCCGGTGGGATGGCCGTGGGTCTGCGCGGCGCACTCGACGCCGAGCTGGAACA
Above is a window of Streptomyces sp. NBC_01803 DNA encoding:
- a CDS encoding ADP-ribosylglycohydrolase family protein encodes the protein MWGRPEQQDFRSRVRGCLLGGAIGDALGAGVEFESLSAIREKHGPDGVTDYVPAYGRRGAITDDTQMTLFTVDGLIRAHVRRDTGAWHPPTDVHAAYRRWYTTQREWGPDERRSGDGWLARQEWLYSQRAPGRACLSGLADEAMGTADKPKNPDSKGCGTVMRSAPFGLLVGWEPQLVFQLGVECAAQTHGHPTGVLAAGAFAAIVHGLVRGDGLDAAVQKALAQLATRPGHEETSEALKKALGMVRQGMPTPERVEALGEGWTAEEALAIGVYCALVAQDLRHGLLLAVNHGGDSDSTGSVCGNLLGALHGETALPPAWLVELEGRSTILELADDFAMEMTQGPALHGPADSARVWLDRYPRG